In Candidatus Roseilinea sp., one DNA window encodes the following:
- a CDS encoding YggS family pyridoxal phosphate enzyme: MPDVQRALAQVRERIAEACLRAGRSPDSVTLVAVSKTFPAAAVVEAIAAGQRDFGENRLEEALEKINDVAALLAGEASAAGLRWHLIGHLQSRKARDAAGNFHLIHSVDSLKLASKLSARCAARSVVQPVLLECNVSGEASKHGFLLHGWERAPACLDGFAGQVAQIAALPNIRVCGLMTMAPIVERPDEARPVFASLRALRDALCARLPDLSLDHLSMGMTDDFEAAIAEGATMVRIGRAIFGARG; the protein is encoded by the coding sequence ATGCCTGACGTGCAACGCGCGTTGGCGCAGGTGCGCGAGCGCATCGCCGAGGCTTGCCTGCGCGCCGGACGTTCGCCCGATAGCGTCACACTCGTCGCGGTGTCGAAGACCTTCCCGGCCGCGGCGGTCGTCGAGGCCATCGCTGCCGGCCAGCGCGACTTCGGCGAGAATCGCCTCGAGGAGGCGCTGGAGAAGATCAACGATGTCGCGGCGCTGTTGGCCGGCGAAGCGTCCGCCGCCGGCCTGCGCTGGCATCTGATCGGCCACCTTCAGTCGCGCAAGGCGCGCGATGCAGCAGGGAACTTTCACCTGATTCACTCGGTGGATTCGCTCAAGCTCGCCAGCAAGCTGAGCGCGCGCTGCGCAGCGCGCAGCGTCGTCCAGCCGGTGCTGCTGGAGTGCAACGTGAGCGGCGAGGCCTCGAAGCACGGCTTCCTGCTCCATGGCTGGGAGCGTGCCCCTGCGTGCTTGGACGGATTCGCGGGCCAGGTCGCCCAGATTGCCGCGCTGCCTAACATTCGGGTGTGTGGCCTGATGACCATGGCGCCGATCGTCGAACGGCCGGACGAGGCGCGTCCGGTCTTCGCTAGCCTGCGCGCGCTGCGCGACGCGTTGTGCGCGCGCTTGCCCGACCTGTCGCTCGACCACCTCTCGATGGGCATGACGGACGATTTCGAAGCCGCGATTGCCGAAGGTGCGACTATGGTGCGCATCGGCAGGGCAATCTTCGGTGCGCGCGGATGA
- a CDS encoding short-chain dehydrogenase → MSSISLQDRIVFITGASSGIGAACARAFAAQGAKLVLCARRYERLQQLAESLPVPTHIIKLDVTDRQAVEAAVASLPDGFREIDILINNAGLSRGLNKFQEGSIDDWEEMINTDIKGVLYVTRILLPGMIERQRGHIINLGSVAGHYAYQNGAVYCLAKAAIKSLTESLKQDLLGTPIRVSSVDPGLVETEFSIVRFYGDVERAKKVYEGVKPMTADDVADAIVFCATRPPHVNINFIMMMAVGQSTPTTVYRQPIPGIS, encoded by the coding sequence ATGAGCAGCATTTCACTCCAAGACAGGATCGTCTTCATCACCGGCGCGAGCAGCGGGATTGGTGCAGCATGTGCACGGGCCTTCGCCGCACAAGGCGCGAAGCTGGTGTTGTGCGCGCGGCGCTACGAACGCTTGCAACAGTTGGCCGAGTCGCTCCCCGTCCCGACGCATATTATCAAGCTCGACGTGACCGACCGGCAGGCGGTCGAGGCCGCCGTAGCGTCGCTTCCCGACGGCTTCCGCGAGATTGACATTCTGATCAACAACGCCGGCCTCAGCCGTGGCTTGAACAAATTCCAGGAAGGCTCGATTGACGATTGGGAAGAAATGATCAACACCGACATCAAGGGTGTGCTATACGTGACGCGCATCCTCCTGCCGGGCATGATCGAGCGGCAGCGCGGCCACATCATCAACCTGGGATCGGTGGCCGGCCATTACGCCTACCAGAACGGGGCCGTGTATTGCCTGGCCAAAGCAGCCATCAAGTCGCTCACCGAAAGCCTGAAGCAAGACCTGCTCGGCACGCCCATTCGCGTTTCATCCGTGGATCCTGGTCTGGTGGAGACCGAGTTCAGCATCGTGCGCTTTTATGGGGATGTGGAACGCGCCAAGAAGGTATACGAAGGCGTGAAGCCGATGACGGCAGATGACGTGGCCGACGCCATCGTGTTCTGTGCCACGCGCCCGCCTCACGTCAACATCAACTTCATCATGATGATGGCAGTCGGGCAGTCCACGCCTACAACGGTCTATCGCCAGCCGATCCCCGGCATCTCTTGA
- a CDS encoding bleomycin binding protein: MLINAVPVLPAADIADTLAFYRQKLGFHVRHQEEEYGIIVRDTVEVHFWRCGDRRIAENSSCRITVQGIEALFDHASKHGIVHPNAPLEAKPYGVREFAITDVNGNLIWFVERIAATSV; encoded by the coding sequence ATGCTCATCAACGCTGTTCCCGTGCTGCCTGCTGCCGACATCGCGGACACGCTCGCGTTCTACCGGCAGAAGCTGGGCTTCCATGTGCGTCACCAGGAAGAGGAGTACGGCATCATCGTTCGGGATACGGTCGAGGTCCACTTCTGGCGGTGCGGCGACCGGCGCATCGCCGAGAACAGCTCGTGCCGCATCACGGTGCAAGGGATCGAAGCGCTGTTCGATCATGCCTCGAAGCACGGCATCGTCCATCCAAATGCGCCGCTCGAAGCGAAACCTTACGGCGTGCGCGAGTTCGCGATCACAGATGTGAACGGCAACCTGATCTGGTTCGTCGAGAGGATCGCTGCGACTTCGGTCTGA
- the lexA gene encoding LexA repressor translates to MSNSATEHLTEPQQRILSFISHYMDEHDVPPTIREIQKGAGISSTSMVSYHLKALERANLLNRYERRSRGVVLTHPHRVSPRDIVSVPIVGRIVASEPAPTPDPDALADAENTVQIARSLVGNADGLYALEVQGDSMIDALINDGDIVIMRRTDEIKNGDLAAIFLTDRNESTLKRVYREKDGKRLKLKPENPTMKPFYVDARNAMIQGKVMCVIRKT, encoded by the coding sequence ATGTCTAACTCGGCAACTGAACATCTGACCGAGCCACAACAGCGAATCCTGTCGTTCATTAGCCATTACATGGACGAGCACGACGTGCCGCCCACCATCCGCGAGATTCAAAAGGGCGCGGGCATCAGCTCCACCTCGATGGTGAGCTATCACTTAAAGGCGCTGGAGCGGGCGAATCTGCTCAACCGCTACGAGCGGCGCTCGCGCGGCGTGGTGCTCACCCATCCACATCGCGTCAGTCCGCGCGACATCGTCTCCGTGCCGATCGTCGGGCGCATTGTGGCCAGCGAGCCGGCACCGACGCCCGATCCGGATGCCTTGGCCGACGCCGAGAACACGGTCCAGATCGCCCGCAGCCTAGTGGGCAACGCCGACGGCCTGTATGCGCTCGAAGTGCAGGGCGATTCGATGATTGACGCGCTGATCAACGACGGCGACATCGTGATCATGCGCCGCACGGATGAGATCAAGAACGGCGACTTGGCAGCGATCTTCCTCACCGACCGCAACGAATCCACGCTCAAGCGCGTGTATCGCGAGAAGGACGGCAAGCGCCTGAAGCTCAAACCGGAGAACCCTACCATGAAGCCGTTCTACGTGGACGCGCGCAACGCCATGATCCAGGGCAAGGTCATGTGCGTGATCCGCAAGACGTGA
- the arcA gene encoding arginine deiminase codes for MPLDPSPISHLPSLNLSSFAPSQPAEWLPARVVLMCEPGIETLFAILQPDAANFLFPFSLAQGREEHRAYRRLVESYGVRVIDYREALMHAEHSRLAQWARKAVTLEYDAALTNDERDDAARQLDAALAALDAGSLVDVILLRPAIRVARSAAGLDPTTRFEARFTLTPPSPYYTRDPLITTREGVVVTRLKLDKRAPENDIAAYVLESLGITPRYRVQPPGTLEGGDFIPCGDFVLQGQGLLTNDDGVRQCLEHRVYGYVEVAVVEDPRRAMDEMHLDTYFAMLDRDLAVCVASRLSGDEEPAVRVYTPQGAPDDYTYVLTRTTLFSRYLREKGIHVIPFSKAEQLDFAANGLLVGPRRLIGVTRAGEPFAQRLRAAGVDVQTIAFDALSGGYGGPHCSTQVLVRG; via the coding sequence ATGCCGCTTGACCCATCTCCCATCTCCCATCTCCCATCTCTCAATCTTTCATCATTCGCTCCTTCGCAGCCCGCCGAATGGCTGCCGGCACGCGTGGTGTTGATGTGCGAGCCGGGCATCGAGACGCTGTTCGCGATCCTGCAGCCCGATGCGGCCAACTTCCTGTTCCCGTTCTCGCTGGCGCAAGGCCGCGAGGAGCATCGTGCTTATCGCCGCTTAGTGGAATCCTACGGCGTGCGCGTGATTGACTATCGCGAGGCATTAATGCATGCGGAGCACAGCCGGCTGGCGCAATGGGCGCGCAAAGCAGTGACGCTTGAATACGACGCGGCGCTCACGAACGACGAGCGCGACGACGCCGCGCGCCAGCTCGACGCAGCGCTGGCTGCGCTCGACGCCGGCAGCCTGGTGGACGTCATCTTGCTCCGGCCGGCGATCCGTGTCGCGCGCAGCGCCGCCGGCCTCGACCCCACCACGCGCTTCGAAGCGCGGTTCACCCTCACCCCGCCCAGCCCGTATTACACGCGCGACCCGCTCATCACCACGCGCGAGGGCGTGGTGGTCACGCGCCTGAAGCTGGATAAGCGCGCGCCGGAGAACGACATCGCGGCCTACGTGCTCGAGTCGCTCGGCATCACACCGCGATATCGCGTCCAGCCGCCCGGTACGCTGGAAGGCGGCGACTTCATCCCCTGCGGCGACTTCGTGCTGCAGGGCCAGGGATTACTGACCAACGATGACGGCGTGCGCCAGTGCCTGGAGCACCGCGTCTATGGCTATGTGGAGGTGGCTGTGGTCGAGGACCCGCGCAGGGCGATGGACGAGATGCACCTCGACACCTACTTCGCCATGCTCGATCGCGACCTGGCCGTGTGCGTCGCATCGCGGCTGAGCGGAGACGAAGAACCGGCGGTGAGGGTCTATACGCCGCAGGGTGCGCCGGATGACTACACCTACGTCCTCACGCGCACGACGCTATTCTCGCGCTACCTGCGCGAGAAGGGCATCCACGTCATCCCGTTCAGCAAGGCCGAACAACTGGACTTTGCCGCGAACGGCTTGCTGGTCGGCCCGCGACGGCTGATCGGGGTAACGCGCGCCGGCGAGCCGTTTGCCCAGCGATTGCGCGCAGCCGGTGTGGATGTGCAGACCATCGCCTTCGACGCCCTCAGCGGCGGCTACGGCGGCCCACACTGCTCGACGCAGGTATTGGTGCGTGGCTGA